The Thermoplasmatales archaeon genome includes a region encoding these proteins:
- a CDS encoding ATP-dependent DNA helicase — MIDFFPYNPRKFQLEIISKIEECLKRRKNLVMEAPAGSGKTISVLAPCIKFAIENDMGVVYTTRTNSQQKQAIIEIKRMKGGIRATGLQGRNNMCLLVENFPSLRNCANEELSRICARRKKGSMERKKDDFNRCIFFENFLKMKNDFENVISSEEIFLYGKIHNICPYEINKELVKKARAVIAPYIYIFDEILREKFFSMYQYPPEKTILIIDEAHNLPDFCRELLSTSLSYNSLKNGMEEIEEYDVRDRNISNFMDILDKIFILIREKFEISEGGDAIIGDFFENMLKKYFSVEQIKIIAEGMIGYGEAIADIKEKNNSFPRSFLRSIGNFILYWIDLDNRWVKLIEMENENLRIVAYCLEPSIASSILNSFYSTIHMSGTLQPLDEYINSIGIKAEKAIFPSPFPKENRRILYLKGISTKYYIDDDMVKKISGYIEKICNNVNKNTLVFFPSYSVMNRFINVLNISRNLYVEGRNERQEELMNKIENFKKSGGVFLSVIGGKISEGIDFPSEELEIVLIVGLPYPPPSAKQSALQKYYENKNQNGWKYAFEAPAIRKTMQAIGRLIRKENDRGIAIILDERAIRLRKYIEMEKADNLLEEINKFFGKN, encoded by the coding sequence ATGATTGATTTTTTCCCATATAACCCAAGAAAGTTTCAGCTCGAAATTATTTCAAAAATTGAAGAATGCCTTAAAAGAAGAAAAAATCTCGTGATGGAGGCGCCCGCCGGGAGTGGAAAAACAATAAGCGTGCTGGCGCCCTGCATTAAATTTGCAATTGAAAATGATATGGGGGTGGTTTATACAACAAGGACAAACTCCCAGCAAAAGCAGGCGATAATTGAAATTAAAAGGATGAAAGGGGGAATTAGAGCGACTGGATTGCAGGGTAGAAATAATATGTGCCTTCTGGTTGAAAATTTTCCATCTCTCAGAAATTGTGCAAATGAAGAGCTTTCGAGGATATGCGCGAGGAGGAAGAAGGGAAGTATGGAGCGCAAAAAAGATGATTTTAATAGATGCATATTTTTTGAAAATTTTTTAAAAATGAAGAATGATTTTGAGAATGTTATATCATCTGAGGAAATTTTTTTATACGGTAAAATTCACAATATATGTCCATATGAGATAAATAAGGAATTGGTTAAAAAAGCAAGAGCAGTTATAGCACCATATATTTACATTTTTGATGAAATATTAAGGGAGAAATTTTTTTCCATGTATCAATATCCTCCAGAAAAAACAATACTTATAATAGACGAAGCCCATAACTTGCCAGATTTTTGCAGGGAATTGCTTTCAACATCTCTTTCATATAATTCATTAAAAAATGGAATGGAGGAGATAGAGGAATACGATGTCAGAGATAGAAACATTTCTAATTTTATGGATATCTTGGATAAGATTTTTATTTTGATAAGAGAGAAATTTGAAATATCTGAAGGAGGAGATGCAATAATCGGGGATTTTTTTGAAAATATGCTTAAAAAATATTTTTCTGTTGAGCAGATAAAAATAATTGCGGAGGGCATGATTGGATATGGTGAGGCAATTGCTGATATAAAGGAAAAGAATAATAGTTTTCCTCGCTCTTTTTTAAGAAGCATAGGTAACTTTATTCTTTACTGGATTGATTTAGATAACAGATGGGTTAAATTGATTGAAATGGAAAATGAAAATTTAAGGATAGTTGCCTACTGCTTGGAGCCATCTATAGCATCTTCAATACTGAATTCATTTTATTCAACAATTCATATGTCGGGCACATTGCAACCCTTAGATGAGTATATAAATTCAATTGGGATAAAGGCGGAGAAAGCAATCTTTCCTTCTCCTTTTCCAAAAGAAAATAGGAGGATTTTATATCTAAAGGGAATATCAACGAAATATTATATTGATGATGATATGGTTAAAAAAATTTCAGGCTACATAGAGAAGATATGCAATAATGTGAATAAAAATACTCTGGTTTTCTTTCCTTCTTATTCAGTAATGAATAGATTTATCAATGTTCTCAATATAAGCAGAAATTTGTATGTTGAAGGAAGAAATGAGAGACAGGAAGAATTAATGAATAAGATAGAAAATTTTAAAAAATCAGGAGGAGTTTTTTTATCTGTTATAGGAGGAAAAATATCTGAAGGAATTGATTTTCCCTCAGAGGAACTTGAAATTGTTTTGATAGTTGGATTGCCATATCCTCCTCCTTCTGCAAAACAGTCAGCACTGCAAAAATATTATGAAAATAAAAATCAGAATGGATGGAAATATGCTTTTGAAGCCCCCGCAATAAGAAAAACAATGCAGGCAATCGGCAGGCTTATAAGGAAGGAAAATGATAGAGGAATCGCAATCATATTGGATGAGCGAGCTATAAGGCTCAGAAAATACATTGAAATGGAAAAAGCAGATAACTTGCTGGAAGAAATAAACAAATTTTTCGGAAAAAATTAA